cttgatatacgttatggcacCCAACTTGCGGATTCCCACGATAATATTGGGGTAATttatgcataagggttgatgcatatttttattatcttttctccgatagaaactttggggtctctttgtagttctttgtgtggattgagtattatgaatatgaatatgctttggtgttattctagtacgaactctaggatatatcgaacggaaaaaatagctttgcgttatttttagtatgaactctttaatagatcaagCGGAAAGAACtactttgaggtggtctcgtaccctacaaacaattcctatcttttgttctctgctaatagaAACTCGAGAGTGATCAttcgttgcactttgagggataatcatatgatccaactatgttagcactgtttagagattgcactagtgaaagtacagaccctaggccttgtttttaagcattgcaatacctttttgtGCCCGTATACtatttgttaccttgttgtttttatttattcagattataaaaatatatttttaccatccatattacacttttatcatcatctcttcgccgaactagtgcacctttacaatttgccattgtattgggtgtgttggggacacaagagatttcttgtatttggttgtagggtcgtttgagagaccatcttcatcctacacctctcacggattgataaaccttaggtcatccacttgagggaaaattgctactgtcctacaaaactctgcgcttggaggctcaACACGTGTTTAAAATAATAAAGTTGTGTAGTAAATATCAATAGACATGATATAATCCCTTCCATTCAATGACAAATAGCGGagccgtggacatccatattgatccctatgaatacacggatgacattcgagtgaacctttgattatcatgtgctattccctttgcttcgcgatactttacaaaatacgaggtgagatatatcggtatcgtcttgagtcattctcatgctcactATGCTGGTCTCCTCATTACCGGTTTTGTTGGGTGTAAGCAATTATTTTGTTTGTGTGCACGTGCTGCTAAAGTTGTTCGTGTGTTGCCTCCTACTGGTTCGACAAAGCTTGGTTCTTAGCTGAGGGAAATATTTTCTACTGTtgtgctacatcacccttcctcttcggggaatccAACAACTCCTACAAGAGTGGCAGGGGGTCCCGAGCTGGTGGTGTTGGCACAATGGTAACAGGATGaagaagggacacaatgtttacccaggttcaggcactctcgaagaggtaaaaccctatgtcctgctttgttGTATTGATTATGGATGGGTACAGAGCGcatgttgatctacctcgagatcgtatctGTGAATGAATCTATGATATTTTGAATATGTTCTATCGAGTAGcgtggcctcagtttatataacgtattggaggcctagggtttagaacAGTCCTCGTCTTATGCGCCAAGTCTTGTGAAATCTTCCTTGTATACGTCATGGGCTGCCCAAAGTGGCCCAGTAATGAACTGCCACGGAGGTCCTCGGCCCAGCCCTCCTGGAGGGGAGACGAAATGGTGATTACCCCCTAGTCTAGAACACCATCAAGCACTCCATTTGAAAAATTGGTTTGGCATGAGTGACATTTCCCCTTCCCACTGGTCTTTTCACCTGTGCTATCGCCACCTCTCCTCCTTGCCGTAGCTCTTCCTTTGACTGCTTTTGGTCATCCCAGTCCCGCTGGCGACGGTATGGACGGCGCCTCGACTCATGTGTCTAATTCGATTGGTTTGAATAAGATCTGACTACTTCAATGGTTGATTGGCCTTCCATGCCTCCGACTGTCGTCCGCCACTGCCTAGGCCAACCCCTCGTCCACCCTACTGACCAAGAGTTTGATGCGTATGTGGCAAACCTATGCCCCCTCGTGCAGGAGGGGGCCTCCTAGTTAGGACTGCCACGGTTCTCAGCGAGAGGACCAAAGAAGACGGGGAAGGGCCACACCGTTACCCCTCCTCTCTTCATATCGACGGTGAGAAAAACTGGGGCATCTTCCCAGTCCTAAATCGAACCAGAAACAGCGATGAGGTAAAAAGTCACCCTTTGCTTTGTATTCGGTTTTTGTTTGACTGGATGTGAGGTGACCATGCAAGTTCTAAACCGGCCAGACGCACCCCCAAAACCCTACTCCTCTTAGCCCTTCTTCGACCATCCGAGCCGCCATCCAACCACCGTTAATCTCCTCCATGGCCCGGTCCTTTGCCATGCGGTAATCACGCTCGCGCATATTTCCTAAACACGACGCGGAGGTTCGGCGCCAGGCCCACATTCACAGTGGGGCAACCCTGAGCTCTCTGGAGTGCTCGGAGGAGAAGATAGAGGAGGCGACCCCAAGGCCATGTCGAAGATCGTCATGGAGGAGGCGCCGGTGGAGGAGCTAGAGCCCGTGCCGCTAGACAAGACATTGGTGTTCAGGCTCAGCAAGTTGCAGGCGAGGCAACACTATGACCAGGTGCTGACGGAAGTGGAGGAGGAGCAGGTACCCGCACCGGTGGAGGAGCAGCCGGTGTTCACGTTCCGCTTGCTTCATGAGGAGCAATGGTACAACCTTGCGCTCCTCGAGGAGCACCAACTGGCGGACGACGACCATCGCTCGGCGGAGCAAGCATTCGGAGATGTCGTCGCAGCCATGGTCATGGCAGACCCGGGCACCGTTGACAAGCAACAGGAGGTCCTCAATTCTGTGCACATCGCTTGTAACATCCGCTGCGAGCACTGACAACTCCGCATCCACGAGACACGGCGCAACCGCCTCTTCGATGTATTGAAGACGGCGGCGGAAGACGCGCCAGACCGGCATGACGACTATGGAAACCAGGCCAACGTCAACAGCTTCGGCTCGTTCGTGCCGCCATGCAATGAGGACGAGGTCGGACTCTCCGGCACGGTGTACGTCGAGTTCACCTCCACCGACGACTCCGACGACAAGGCGAACTCCGATGGGCAGAAAATGACGTGTCCGCTTTTTATTCAGCGACTGCGGTTGGATGGACTTCCCCCCGATCGCTATCCGGGACACATCTAGACGTGTCTGATAAAGTTCGTTTTGGTTATCCGTGTTTTGAGTTGATGTTGATAGATCAGAGTTGGAAATCTGTCTCTGGGTCCGAATTTGGCGATGACACGAACCCAAGTCCAAAGTCTAACACGACACGTTCTGGTCTGCCGCGGTGGACCTTTTTAAGGCCGTGGAAGGATGCCCTCGGGGCCTCGTCAAGAGAGAAACCACGCACGAGTACGAGAGCAACCAAACGCGAGACTCACATACAGGGACGCGaagcgatcgatcgatcgatcctcTTCTTCGATCAGGTATGGCGCAGGGGCAGGAGTCGTCGACGCAGGCCGCCGCAGCGCCAGCGCTGTGCTCGAACGGCTGCGGGTTCTACGGCAGCGCGGCGACCAAGAACATGTGCTCCAAGTGCTACCTGGAGCACCTCAAGGCCACCGACACGGCCGCCCCCGCCGCCGAGGGGAAGACGAAGATCAAGGCGGACGTGGCCAGCCTCGCCTTCAACCTCAAGACGTCGCTGAGCCTGcaggactccgccgccgccgtcgccgaggcACCGGCGGCCGAGGCGCCGGCGAAGAAGGCGGCGACGACCAGGTGCATGGCGTGCAAGAAGAAGGTCAGGCTGCTGGGGTTCGCGTGCCGCTGCGGCGGCACCTTCTGCTCGCTGCACCGCTACGTGGACGGGCACGCGTGCGACTTCGACTACAAGAAGGTCGACCGCGAGAAGATCGCCCAGCAGAACCCTCTGATCACGCCGTCCAAGATCGACAAGATTTGAAGGCAGAAGGAGTTGAAAAACATGCAGAGTTTTTTCTAGGGACAATGTATATAGTTTTAGTTTACTCGTTGCCTTTACTATCTCTCCTCTTTAGATCTTTCCCGTACGCACTAGCCTCTCAAGTTGAAGAGAGTCGATGTTGATCTTTCCTGTTCGTAGTCATGTATTCATACGGATTGGTCGTTAGTGTGAATACGTACCGTCATGTTAATCGATTAGTCCATGTGAATTTGATCTTCTCTTATTTTCGCATTGCTAATTTGGCAATTACTTCCTCCATTTCAAATTACTCGTCAATAGAGAAAGTACATCTCAGAACCCAGTTGGTTTTTTATTTGCTATGGTTGATTGGTTCTCGGGCTAATCGTTTATGCTTGCATGCTAAGTAGTCTGCATGTGGTTGATTTTTGCTTGGTCTTTTGTTAATTAACCAAGCAATTCTTCTCTGTTTAATTAATTGATGAGGCAAAATTTTTGCCACGGGTTCATAAAAAAAATCTCCAACCTGGACCTGCCGTCGATATTGCGAAGTACTACATCGGGATGGACACCGAGTCGTCACATCGTCTAGTTTTGACGTTGGTCATACAGTTCATTGTGTGTCCCAGGAGGCAATAGCTGGGCTCCTCGGCATGGGAAAATATCAGGTGACACAAGAGCTTAGGTGCTATTATGATATGTGCTCCTGCGTGTTGTTGGATCTGAGACCTAATGGTGATAGCCACGCTCTTGGACTTGCACGTAAATATTAGATTCTTGGATGGTTTTGCTGCAAAGTTGTTGGAGCTCCGTCCTTAACCATTGGATCTCATGGGAGCTCGTATCACGGGAGCATCTAAGCTCCCGTATCACCTGATACTCACTCTCCTCAGCATGTGCGTGTGGTCGAGGCTCGCCGCCATGCTTGACTATAACGAGTAGTGCATCATCAATCCTATAACCCCTGAGTATTTGTCGGCCGCAGTCAGCCGGCTCTGATCACAGGCATCATCATCCATACAAAATAAAATGCGGGTTTTACATATTTCGTTTGGGGAGTTTATAAAGTTAATTCTTATGGATGACTATTTGCTGGGCTGTCCACCTAAACCGGAGGCAGTTCTAGATGCCCTAACAAAAATGAATTTGTTTGGACTATTCTATTTCTGAATAATATTTTCTATTTTATAGAAGATCTTGGTCTCTTGTTTATAGTTCTATTGGACCGCCGTCTGGCTGCCTATTCCGACcacgccccctccctctccctacATAGTGTCGCCGGCTACCTGTATCACACCTCTCGAAGTTCCGCTTGTGTCTTCCGTGcacaagagaaagagagagattagCCACTAACAAGTGGCGTTCATATGTCAAGCTAAGTATTGACGTTGAGGTTTTTTATTGATGCGCTACAACTGCACATGTGTGAACTTCGATAAATTTAATGGAAAACCCCTCCATAATAGTTATATGTTTTTTTGGATTTCACTAGAAATCGAATGTCAGATTTTCGAGCATGACAAAAATCGAATGCCCGATACAATGAGTTATGTTGTCGCGAGATAACAACTGGATTTGCCAGTTTTTTCCCAGAAGTTGCCATGCTTGTTAAAAAGTATTGACATAATCGCGACAACATAATTTTCCATAAAAATGTCCAATTTGCCATGCTAAAAAAATCTGGCGTTAGACTTCTAACCTTTTTATCTGTTGGAGATGCTCATCGATCCAAATGTTATATGCCACACGTGTGCTTTTCTTCCATTGGTGCATGCAGTTGTGGTGGTGGTCTATGCTCATTGATTTGCACAATGTCGCCCAGGTTTATTCTTCAGAGATTGATCATTATTATAAACATTGTTAACACCTCATCAAAACGTCGTGGTAAGCTCCATGATGCCTAGCTAGTAGAACTAGCATGAATGATAGTACATGGAAGCATTCAACTCAAAGGGAAAATCAAATTCCATCACATAAAAGACGTGGGACACTACGTAGGCTTCTCACTTCGGTTCTATTCATAGCCTTATGAAGTTGTTTAATGCATTAAATTTTGTTATCCAAGATATGGCTGTTGATAGATCAATAGTAGGATCAATGTGTTTTGATGCTAGCACTTCTTTCCGTTATTTGTCCTCTTTCGAGTTTGTCTTTATCTTATGTGTGATGAAGGAGATACTAGAGATTACTGAAGGACTTGGCCAAGCTTTACAAAAGAGTCCACGTGCAAAATTAAATGTTGTTCTACTAGTGTTTGGGACAGAAGAGTGTCTTCGTCAATTGAGATCCGACGAGGGTTGGGAAGAATTCTTTTGCACGGTTTTTGAATTTCGTGTAAACCATGAGAATGAATTTCCGGACATGAAGGAGACTTATATCATACGTGATGGTCGTGCATGACATTAGCTTGATCATTTGGCTGAGCAGCAATATTTTCGAGTGGAGGTATTCCATACAACTCTTAACAGCCACCTACATGAATTGGACCGCAACTTCATTGAAAGGATAATGGATTTTCTATCCACCAATGCCACATTAATTTCTAGAAATAATCTTAAATACTTTAAAGATAGTGATATATATACTCTTTGTTTGCAGACtcaggcatagcctagtggtgggaaggggatGATGCCTTcctacccacccaggttcaaggtaTGGTACTTGCagtttgggtttgttgcaccatttatactgtagggggttcccttacagtctttctgtcaaaaaaaattaTGTCAGTTGGTGAAGAAGTAGTACCCATAAGATTTTAGCCAACAAGACTGATATGGTTTGAAACAACAACAAAAACTCTTTGTTTTTTAAATGTAAAAAGCTCTATGTTCTATGCTTCCAGTGATGAAGAGTTTGATCACCAGCAATTCCACAGACCACTATCTCTTGAAGCATTCAACCAATTCAATGCTCTCCAAGAGATCATCACTAGCAGAACTACAACCGATGACAAAGATATTATGTCCTATGCATGGACTGCTCAAAAATTCTCCTCCATGAAAATGTACAAAGCCGTCATTGGTGAAAGTACAACACACAACATCTTTAAACAGTTGTGGGAGTCTACCTGTAGGCTAAGGCACAAAATCTTCTTATGGCTACCCTTGCATGATAGAGTAAACACAAGAAACATGTTACAGTGTGGAAGCAtgtacttggaggactacaattgTGCCCTATGTAATTAAAAAGTTGATTTGTAGTATCACTCCTTTTGTAGTTGTTAGTTGGCTCACATAATGTCTTTGAAGTTTGAAGTCTGAGCGGTATATCCATGTAGAGAAGACATACATGATGAAGGATATACTAGAGATAACTGAATGACTTAGCCAAGCATTACAAAAGAGACCATAAGACATTGTAATTGTTTTGTCTACTGTTTACAATGAAAGAGTGCCTTCGTCAGTTGAGATCCGATTAGTGTTGGAAAGAATTATTTTGCATACTTATTGAACTTTCCGTGAATTATGGGACTGGAATTCCAGACAAGAAGTGAATATCTCatgtctttgaaggaaatatgccctagaggcaataataaaattgtttatatttccttatatcatgataaatgtttattattcatgctagaattgtattaaccggaaacttagtacatgtgtgaatacatagacaaatagagtgtcactagtatgcctctacttgactagctcgttaatcaaagatggttaagtttcctgaccacagacatgagttgtcatttgataaacggtatcacatcattagagaatgatgtgattgacatgacccatcctttagcttagcactatgatcgtttagtttattgctattgctttcttcataacttatacatgttcctatgactatgagattatgtaactcccgaataccggaggaacactttgtgtgctatcaaacatcacaacgtaactgggtgattataaagatgctatacaggtgtctccgatggtgtttgttgagttggcatagatcgagattaggatttgtcactccgattgttggagaggtatctctgggccctctcggtaatgcacatcactataagccttgcaagcaatgtgactaatgagttagttgcgggatgttgcattacggaacgagtaaagagaattgccggtaacgagattgaactaggtatgatgatactgacgatcgaatctcgggcaagtaacataccgatgacaaagggaacaaacgtatgttgttacgcggtttgaccgataaagatcttcgtagaatatgtaggaaccaatatgagcatccagattccgctattggttattgaccggagatgagtctcggtcatgtctacatagttttcgaacccgtagggtccgcacgcttaacgttcgatgacgattggtattatgagtttatgtgttttgatgtaccgaaggtagttcggagtcccgaatgtgatcacggacatgacgaggagtcttgaaatggtcgagacacgaagattgatatattggaaggttatgtttggacaccggaaaggtttcagattagttcgggcatttactggagtaccgggggttaccggaaccccccggggagttaatgggccttgatgggccatagtggaagagaggaggcggcggccaggtgtggcgcgcccccctaggcctAATCCGAATTGGGGTAGGGTTTGGGGGGGCGGCGCccaccctttccttctctccctcttcccttccttcccctcctagttggactaggaaaggggggaaacctactcctagtaggagtaggaatccccccttggggagtgccctagtaggccggccctccccctcctccactcctttatatatggggggcaccccatagacacacaagttgatcttagccatgtgcggtgcccccctccacagatttccacctcgatcatattgtcgtagtgcttaggcgaagccctgcgttggtaacttcatcatcaccgtcaacacaccgtcgtgctgatgaaactctccctcggcctcagctggatctagagttcgggggacatcatcgagctgaacgtgtgcagatcgcgaaggtgtcgtgcgttcggtacttgatcggttggatcgcgaagacgttcgactacatcaactgcgttacttaacgcttccgctttcggtctacgagggtacgtggagacgctctcccctctcgttgctatgcatccctagatagatcttgcgtgatcgtaggaatttttttgaaatacttcaTTCCCCAACAGTCTTGTGGTCATTTACGGCATCAGCATGATCATTTCACTAAGGAACAATATTTTCGAGTGAAGATATTCCGTGCAACTCTTGACAACCACCTACATGAATTGGATCACCATTGCCACTTTTATTCCCAGTAAATTTAAATCTTTTAAAGGTAGTGATATATGTGAGCTAGTGAAGACGTATTATCCATCAGATTTTTAGTCAACAAGACCGGTATGGTTTGGAACCACAACTAAAAGTCTTTGTTCCAAATGCTTCCAATGATGAAGAGTTAAAAATAATATCAAAATTGACCGACATTTGCCAATTCCATGTTGAAACAGGAAGAGATGGAACCTACCATCTAATTGTGAGGCTACTTTGTCTAATTATTACTCTTCCAATTTCTACTTTCTATGGAAAGTGTTGAACGTGCATTTTCCAATTtgaagattgatacgtctccaacttatctataatttttgattgctccatgctatattatcttctgttttggacattattgggctttattattcacttttatattatttttgggactaacctattgacccagagcctagtgccagttcctcttttttcccttgtttcagtgtttcgaagaaaaggaatatcaaacggagtcgaaatggaatgaaaccttctggagaagttatttttggaaggaaagcaacctgatatacttgaagtgcacgtcaggaaagaaacgagggagccacgaggtagggggtgtgcccacccccctagggcgcgccctccaccctcgtgggcccctcgtggctcccctgacgtacttctttttcctatatatacccatataccctaaaacgatcggagaacacaatagatcgggagttccgccgccagaagcctccgtagccaccgaaaaccaatctagacctgttc
The window above is part of the Triticum aestivum cultivar Chinese Spring chromosome 2A, IWGSC CS RefSeq v2.1, whole genome shotgun sequence genome. Proteins encoded here:
- the LOC123185057 gene encoding zinc finger A20 and AN1 domain-containing stress-associated protein 12, whose translation is MAQGQESSTQAAAAPALCSNGCGFYGSAATKNMCSKCYLEHLKATDTAAPAAEGKTKIKADVASLAFNLKTSLSLQDSAAAVAEAPAAEAPAKKAATTRCMACKKKVRLLGFACRCGGTFCSLHRYVDGHACDFDYKKVDREKIAQQNPLITPSKIDKI